Below is a genomic region from Martelella lutilitoris.
CAGCCGTTCTCGACGAAAAAGCCCGACGGCGAGTTGGCGTAGAAGGAGGTCATGTAGTCATTGGTGTGGCGGCCGAGCGTATAGGCAAGCCGCCCTTCCTCGAGCCCGGCAAGGTCGTAACCCTGACCGACATCGTCGAGGTTCTGGAACTCAACCATAAAATGATGGAAGCCGAGCTTTCCGGAGCCCACCATGGCGAAGGAGTGGTGGCGCTGGTTCAGATGGAAGAAATAGAGGCCATAGGGTTCGAGCCCGTAATCGGACACATGGAAATCGAGAAGGTCGCGGTAAAACGGCATCATCACCGCGATGTCGGTCACATGCAGCACCGCATGGCCCATGCCGAGCGGCCCGGTCATGAAGCCGTCGATCGGCCGGCCGGGCACGAAGGGGTCGCTCGCGATCATCGGCGCGTGAAACAGTTCGACGCGATTGCCGCCAGGATCGGCAAAGTGGATGAGATCGCCGACGAAGCGGCGGTCGGCGAGTTCGCGAGACCCCCGCGTCACCTTCACGCCGGCCCTGTCGAGCCTCGCCGCATAAGCTTCGAGATCGTCGCGGTCTTCGACTTCAAAGCCGAGGAAGGCGAGCGTTTCGCCAGGCTCGTCGGAAACGAGGAGGCGCTGCACCCGGTCATCCATGCGGAAGGCCATCGCCTTGCCGCCGCGATCGATCTTCTGCATGCCGAGCAGCCTTCCGGCGAAATCGGACCAGTCGTCGAGCCGGTCGGAGCGCACGCCGAGATAGCCCAGTGCATTGATTGCCATGGTCATTCTCCCACAGAAAAGTGTGTTGAGGCCCGAGCATAACCGGTGAAACCGGTTGCTCTGAGAACCAATCCGCGCCCGTCCGCTGGGCGGACGCGGATCGTCGAAGGCTATTCGGCCGAGGCCTTGCGGGCGTCTTCGAGCACGGCACTGGCCGTTTCCGCGTCGCTCTGCTCGCTGACCCATTTGTCGGCGGCCCCCGAAAGCGCATCGTTCCAGAGAGCCGTGTCGGCATCGCTCAGCACGACGAAATCGACCTTGCCGGCGGCGCGATAGTCGGCCTCGATCGCGGCGTCGGCGGCATCAACGGTGGCTGCGATCTTTGCCGCTTCGCTCGTTCCCGACATCGCGTCGATCGCGGCGCGGTCGGCCTCGGGCAGGGCCTCATAGGTCCTTTTGTTCATCAGGATCGCCATCGGCTGGGCGGTGAATTTCAGCGTCGTGATCGATGGCGCCACCTCGTCGAGGCGGAAGGTCTTGTAGGCATCCATCACCCAGGCGGCGCCGGAGACCACGCCGCGCTCGAGATTCTCATAGACCTGCGGCGCTGGGATGGAGACGCCCGAGGCCCCGAGCATCTCGTAGAGCGTCGAGCCGAACTGCGAGGGCGTGCGCAGCTTCAGTCCCGCCATCTGGTCCGGCGTCGTCACGCCCTTGCCGGCCATGAACAGGCGGTAGCCGGGCGTGGTGAAGAGCGCGATGACCTTGTAGTCGGCATATTCCTTTTCCAGAGCTCCCTTGTCCCAGAGTGCGCTCAGAATGTGCGTGCCCTGCTCGGAGCTTCGGGCAAGGCCGGGCACTTCGACCACGCCCGACATCGGAAACAGGCCCGGCGTATAGGTCGGCACCACCAGCGCGACGTCGGCGACGCCGGCCTTCACCAGTTCGGCCTGGGCCGGCGGCGCGCCGAGAATGGCGCCCGGATAGAGCTTGAAGGCATTTCCCTCCGAGAGCTTCGCATTGACCGCATCGATCCAGGGCTGCAGGATCTGCGCGGAATAAAAGCCCTGCGGCGGCTCGTGCGAGGAGACCCGCATTTCCCGGGCCTGGGCCGCAAGCGGCGCCCCGAGAACCAGCGCCAGGGCGGCGGCCTTTAACAAAAGTCTGAACATCATTCTTCCTCCCTTGATGACAGTTCGCGAAACTAGAATGCGTGGCTCGGAAGCCAGGTGACGATGGCCGGGATCGCGATGATCACCGACACGCGGACGAGATCGGCCAGGACGAAGGGGGTTACTCCGCGCCAGAGTTCCACCATCGAAATCTCGCGATTGGTGGTTTTCAGGACGAAAAGATTCATGCCGACCGGCGGCGTGATCAGCCCCATTTCGACGACCATGACCGCGAAAATGCCGAACCAGACGAGATCGATGCCGGCGCTGCTCGCGATCGGCACGAACAGCGGCACGGTCAGAAGCAGCATGGCGAGGCTGTCCATCAGCGTGCCGAGCACCAGATAGATCGCCAGCATCAGCAGGATTACCAGGATCGGCTCGCCGGTGATGCCGGAGAAAAGGCCGGTGAGCGAGAAGGGCAGACCGGAAAGGGCCAGAAAGAAATTGAACAGGTTAGCGGCGATCAGCACCAGATAGAGCGCACCGCAGGTGAGCGCGGTATCGGTGGCGGCGGCGAAGAAGCCGGACGCCGTCAACC
It encodes:
- a CDS encoding VOC family protein codes for the protein MAINALGYLGVRSDRLDDWSDFAGRLLGMQKIDRGGKAMAFRMDDRVQRLLVSDEPGETLAFLGFEVEDRDDLEAYAARLDRAGVKVTRGSRELADRRFVGDLIHFADPGGNRVELFHAPMIASDPFVPGRPIDGFMTGPLGMGHAVLHVTDIAVMMPFYRDLLDFHVSDYGLEPYGLYFFHLNQRHHSFAMVGSGKLGFHHFMVEFQNLDDVGQGYDLAGLEEGRLAYTLGRHTNDYMTSFYANSPSGFFVENGWGGRLIDPNTWEPHETHDGPSYWGHERLYLTEEGGRKRLRDMRLDAAARGRRAPPVADCPWLFGELAKRKG
- a CDS encoding TRAP transporter substrate-binding protein is translated as MFRLLLKAAALALVLGAPLAAQAREMRVSSHEPPQGFYSAQILQPWIDAVNAKLSEGNAFKLYPGAILGAPPAQAELVKAGVADVALVVPTYTPGLFPMSGVVEVPGLARSSEQGTHILSALWDKGALEKEYADYKVIALFTTPGYRLFMAGKGVTTPDQMAGLKLRTPSQFGSTLYEMLGASGVSIPAPQVYENLERGVVSGAAWVMDAYKTFRLDEVAPSITTLKFTAQPMAILMNKRTYEALPEADRAAIDAMSGTSEAAKIAATVDAADAAIEADYRAAGKVDFVVLSDADTALWNDALSGAADKWVSEQSDAETASAVLEDARKASAE